Proteins from a single region of Nocardiopsis dassonvillei subsp. dassonvillei DSM 43111:
- the glmU gene encoding bifunctional UDP-N-acetylglucosamine diphosphorylase/glucosamine-1-phosphate N-acetyltransferase GlmU, with product MSVNRPAAVIVLAAGEGTRMKSKLPKVLHELNGRSMLGHVLAAARELDPQHAVVVVGHAREQVRSHLEEIAPQAATAVQEEQNGTGHAVRMAIEDLAAKGVKLSGTVVLTCGDTPLLRGSTLAELVAAHDEEGNAVTVLSARVPDPHGYGRIVRDADGDFTGIVEHADATPEQHAIDEINSGMYAFDGALLSEVVQRLSTDNAKGEEYVTDAVSLLRGDGHRVGAWAADDWHEVQGVNNRVQLSEARRVLNDRLVNEHMLAGVTVVDPATTWIDAQVTIGRDTVIEPGTRLLGATSVGEDAVVGPRADLRDTVVGAGATVRETTADRAEIGPGASVGPYTYLRPGTRLAERSKAGAFVEVKNSNVGAESKIPHLTYVGDADIGVGSNIGCSSVFVNYDGVNKSRSVIGDHVRIGSDNTIVAPVRVGDGAYSGAGTVVRDDVPPGALAVSEGHRQRNVEGWTRRKRPGTPSAEAAEQADRHRADDKQ from the coding sequence GTGAGCGTGAACCGTCCGGCTGCCGTCATCGTCCTCGCGGCGGGCGAGGGCACCCGAATGAAGTCGAAGCTTCCCAAGGTCCTCCACGAACTCAACGGCCGCAGCATGCTCGGCCACGTGCTCGCGGCGGCGCGGGAACTCGACCCCCAGCACGCGGTCGTGGTCGTCGGCCACGCGCGTGAGCAGGTCAGATCCCATCTGGAGGAGATCGCCCCCCAGGCCGCCACCGCGGTCCAGGAGGAGCAGAACGGCACCGGCCACGCCGTGCGCATGGCGATCGAGGACCTGGCCGCCAAGGGCGTCAAGCTCAGCGGCACCGTGGTCCTGACCTGCGGTGACACCCCCCTCCTGCGCGGTTCCACGCTCGCGGAGCTCGTCGCGGCCCACGACGAGGAGGGCAACGCCGTCACGGTGCTCTCCGCGCGCGTACCCGACCCCCACGGTTACGGCCGCATCGTCCGCGACGCCGACGGCGACTTCACCGGCATCGTCGAGCACGCCGACGCCACCCCCGAGCAGCACGCGATCGACGAGATCAACTCGGGCATGTACGCCTTCGACGGCGCCCTGCTGTCCGAGGTCGTCCAGCGCCTGTCCACCGACAACGCCAAGGGCGAGGAGTACGTGACCGACGCGGTCTCCCTGCTGCGCGGCGACGGCCACCGGGTCGGCGCCTGGGCGGCGGACGACTGGCACGAGGTCCAGGGCGTCAACAACCGCGTCCAGCTCTCCGAGGCCCGCCGCGTCCTCAACGACCGGCTGGTCAACGAGCACATGCTCGCCGGGGTCACCGTCGTGGACCCCGCCACCACCTGGATCGACGCCCAGGTCACCATCGGCCGCGACACCGTGATCGAACCGGGGACCCGGCTGCTGGGCGCCACCTCCGTCGGCGAGGACGCCGTCGTCGGCCCCCGCGCGGACCTGAGGGACACGGTCGTCGGCGCGGGCGCCACGGTGCGCGAGACCACGGCGGACCGGGCCGAGATCGGCCCCGGGGCCTCCGTCGGCCCCTACACCTACCTGCGGCCGGGCACCCGCCTGGCCGAGCGGTCCAAGGCCGGAGCCTTCGTCGAGGTCAAGAACTCGAACGTCGGCGCCGAGTCCAAGATCCCGCACCTGACCTACGTGGGCGACGCGGACATCGGCGTGGGCAGCAACATCGGCTGCTCCTCGGTGTTCGTCAACTACGACGGGGTCAACAAGTCCCGGAGCGTCATCGGCGACCACGTCAGGATCGGCAGCGACAACACCATCGTCGCCCCGGTCCGCGTGGGCGACGGCGCCTACTCCGGGGCGGGGACCGTGGTCCGCGACGACGTGCCGCCCGGTGCCCTCGCCGTTTCCGAGGGGCACCGCCAGCGCAACGTCGAGGGCTGGACCCGGCGCAAGCGCCCGGGCACGCCCTCCGCCGAGGCGGCGGAGCAGGCCGATCGGCACAGAGCCGACGACAAGCAGTGA
- a CDS encoding acyl-CoA desaturase encodes MTAAPELPTKTTEPKREAIPEYEPELRGRAERYTVFAFVFVPLIALLASLPFFWGWGLSLTDIAIASVFYLISGLGITVGFHRHFTHGSFKAKRPLRIALAIAGSMAIEGSVIKWVADHRRHHKYADAEGDPHSPWRFGDDWKSVAKGLYYAHMAWMYLDEKKTSPRRFAPDLLKDKDIVLVDKLFGLIVVFSLGAPALIGGLVTMSWWGAFTAFFWASLVRMALLHHVTWSINSICHTIGEENFEVRDRSRNVWWLAIPSFGESWHNLHHADPTCARHGVLKGQIDISARVIWVFEKLGWASKVRWPNNERLAAKRVSV; translated from the coding sequence ATGACCGCTGCTCCCGAGCTACCGACCAAGACGACAGAGCCAAAGCGCGAGGCGATCCCCGAGTACGAGCCCGAACTGCGCGGCAGGGCCGAGCGCTACACGGTCTTCGCGTTCGTGTTCGTGCCGCTGATCGCCCTGCTGGCCTCGCTGCCCTTCTTCTGGGGTTGGGGCCTGTCCCTGACCGACATCGCCATCGCCTCGGTCTTCTACCTGATCAGCGGCCTGGGCATCACGGTCGGCTTCCACCGCCACTTCACGCACGGCTCGTTCAAGGCCAAGCGCCCGCTGCGCATCGCGCTCGCGATCGCCGGTTCGATGGCCATCGAGGGCAGCGTCATCAAGTGGGTCGCCGACCACCGCCGCCACCACAAGTACGCCGACGCCGAGGGCGACCCGCACTCGCCGTGGCGCTTCGGCGACGACTGGAAGTCGGTCGCCAAGGGCCTGTACTACGCGCACATGGCGTGGATGTACCTGGACGAGAAGAAGACCTCGCCGCGCCGCTTCGCCCCCGACCTGCTCAAGGACAAGGACATCGTCCTGGTCGACAAGCTCTTCGGGCTGATCGTGGTCTTCTCCCTGGGCGCCCCGGCGCTCATCGGCGGCCTGGTCACCATGTCCTGGTGGGGCGCGTTCACCGCCTTCTTCTGGGCCAGCCTGGTGCGCATGGCCCTGCTGCACCACGTCACCTGGTCGATCAACTCCATCTGCCACACCATCGGCGAGGAGAACTTCGAGGTGCGCGACCGCTCCCGCAACGTGTGGTGGCTGGCCATCCCGTCCTTCGGCGAGTCCTGGCACAACCTGCACCACGCCGACCCCACCTGCGCCCGCCACGGCGTGCTCAAGGGCCAGATCGACATCTCCGCCCGCGTCATCTGGGTCTTCGAGAAGCTCGGCTGGGCCTCCAAGGTCCGCTGGCCCAACAACGAGCGACTCGCCGCCAAACGGGTCAGCGTCTAG
- a CDS encoding TetR/AcrR family transcriptional regulator, producing MGAADSGQKIRVRRKRMTGKERRQQLLEIGRELFAERGFDAASVEEIAARAGVSKPVVYEHFGGKEGIYAVVVDREMRTLLAMMGEALSADGARSKIENAALALLRYVEENTVGFRVLTRDSHAASGTGSFASLLNDIASQVEHIMVDEFAERGYDPALAPMYAQALVGMWALTGQWWLEVRRPKREVVAAHLVNLAWNGLSSLEPKPRLSPGKRRTG from the coding sequence ATGGGAGCAGCCGACAGCGGTCAGAAGATCCGTGTGCGCCGCAAGCGCATGACGGGCAAGGAGCGTCGGCAACAGCTGTTGGAGATCGGCCGGGAGCTGTTCGCCGAGCGCGGGTTCGACGCGGCCTCCGTCGAGGAGATCGCCGCGCGGGCCGGTGTGTCCAAGCCCGTGGTGTACGAGCACTTCGGCGGCAAGGAGGGCATCTACGCGGTCGTGGTCGACCGTGAGATGCGCACCCTCCTGGCGATGATGGGCGAGGCCCTCTCCGCCGACGGCGCCCGGAGCAAGATCGAGAACGCGGCCCTGGCCCTGCTGCGGTACGTGGAGGAGAACACCGTGGGGTTCCGGGTGCTGACCCGGGACTCGCACGCGGCCTCCGGCACGGGGAGTTTCGCCAGTCTGCTCAACGACATCGCCAGCCAGGTCGAGCACATCATGGTCGACGAGTTCGCCGAACGGGGCTACGACCCGGCGCTCGCCCCCATGTACGCCCAGGCCCTGGTGGGGATGTGGGCCCTGACCGGCCAGTGGTGGCTGGAGGTGCGCAGGCCCAAGCGCGAGGTGGTCGCCGCGCACCTGGTCAACCTGGCCTGGAACGGACTGTCGAGCCTGGAGCCGAAGCCGAGGCTGAGCCCGGGCAAGCGCAGAACGGGCTGA
- a CDS encoding MarR family winged helix-turn-helix transcriptional regulator, with protein sequence MRDEVDGLIEAWRSERPDVDVTPLEVFSRVSRLARHLDRARRTVFTEHDLEPWEFDVLAELRRSGPPYELSPGRLLRATLVTSGTMTNRVDRLAAAGLVRRRPDPADKRGVLVRLTERGAERIDAALRSLLSYEETLLAPMADGDREQLASLLRRLLAPLDRGPGGQQG encoded by the coding sequence ATGCGCGATGAGGTGGATGGGCTGATCGAGGCGTGGCGCTCCGAACGCCCCGACGTGGACGTGACGCCGCTGGAGGTGTTCAGCCGGGTGTCGCGGCTCGCGCGCCACCTGGACCGTGCCCGGCGCACCGTCTTCACCGAGCACGACCTGGAGCCCTGGGAGTTCGACGTGCTCGCCGAGCTGCGCCGCTCCGGCCCCCCGTACGAGCTGAGCCCCGGACGGCTGCTGCGCGCCACCCTGGTGACCTCGGGAACCATGACCAACCGGGTGGACCGGCTGGCCGCGGCCGGGCTCGTGCGGCGCCGCCCCGACCCCGCCGACAAGCGCGGGGTCCTGGTCCGGCTGACCGAGCGGGGCGCCGAGCGCATCGACGCGGCCCTCAGGTCGCTCCTGAGCTACGAGGAGACCCTGCTGGCGCCGATGGCCGACGGCGACCGCGAACAGCTGGCGTCGTTACTCAGACGCCTCCTGGCGCCCCTCGACCGGGGCCCCGGGGGCCAGCAGGGTTAG
- a CDS encoding GDSL-type esterase/lipase family protein, whose translation MAVAAAAVLVAGCSGNGGGDGDGGSPGGEGGGADSGGHYLSLGDSISVGVQPDGNGRPVETPEGYTDVLYRTLKEERPELRHERMGCAGEDTTTFMEGGLPGCDPRYEHGSQLEEAEAFLAGHRGEVDLVTLTIGANNFTRCVRGINTPEGQAPDSGDVDIDRACVEEGLDRLREETPEIAERLREAAGPDTQIVGMTYYNPFLAFLLLDGDPAQQATAAAEEAEELFPETEARGGLAEEAVDILLEVNGTIADAYRAEGIDVAEVDAVFESTNQEVPRGSETGLPANLQNVCDLTWMCHGERGPDIHPNEEGAREIAAVFARQVDRAE comes from the coding sequence ATGGCCGTGGCGGCCGCGGCCGTGCTGGTCGCGGGGTGCTCGGGCAACGGTGGCGGGGACGGTGACGGCGGGAGCCCCGGCGGCGAAGGCGGCGGGGCGGACTCCGGCGGCCACTACCTGTCCCTGGGCGACTCGATCAGCGTGGGCGTGCAGCCCGACGGGAACGGCCGACCGGTGGAGACCCCCGAGGGCTACACCGACGTCCTGTACCGCACCCTGAAGGAGGAGCGCCCGGAGCTGCGGCACGAGCGGATGGGGTGCGCGGGAGAGGACACCACCACCTTCATGGAGGGCGGGCTGCCCGGCTGCGACCCTCGCTACGAGCACGGCTCGCAGCTGGAGGAGGCCGAGGCCTTCCTGGCCGGGCACCGGGGCGAGGTGGACCTGGTCACCCTGACCATCGGCGCCAACAACTTCACCCGTTGCGTGCGGGGGATCAACACCCCCGAGGGGCAGGCCCCCGACTCCGGGGACGTGGACATCGACCGCGCGTGCGTGGAGGAGGGCCTGGACCGGCTCCGGGAGGAGACCCCCGAGATCGCCGAGCGGCTGCGCGAGGCGGCGGGGCCGGACACGCAGATCGTCGGGATGACCTACTACAACCCGTTCCTGGCCTTCCTGCTGCTGGACGGGGACCCCGCCCAGCAGGCGACCGCGGCGGCGGAGGAGGCCGAGGAGCTCTTCCCCGAGACCGAGGCGCGCGGGGGTCTGGCCGAGGAGGCGGTGGACATCCTGCTGGAGGTCAACGGGACGATCGCCGACGCCTACCGGGCGGAGGGGATCGACGTGGCGGAGGTGGACGCGGTCTTCGAGTCCACCAACCAGGAGGTGCCCCGGGGCAGCGAGACCGGGCTGCCCGCCAACCTCCAGAACGTCTGCGACCTGACGTGGATGTGCCACGGCGAGCGGGGCCCGGACATCCACCCCAACGAGGAGGGCGCGCGCGAGATCGCCGCCGTCTTCGCCCGGCAGGTGGACCGGGCCGAGTGA
- a CDS encoding glutathione peroxidase — translation MSDLDEIPVTLIDGRETTFGEWSGKVRLVVNVASRCGYTPQYERLEKLQHRYGDRGFTVLGVPSNQFLQEFGSEEKIAEYCSATWGVTFPMTAKAKLNGKQQHPLYAALSSAEDEDGKAGKVKWNFEKFLVLPDGAVHRFRSSTEPDDPGITALIEKALPGDAG, via the coding sequence ATGAGCGACCTGGACGAGATCCCGGTGACCCTGATCGACGGACGCGAGACGACGTTCGGCGAGTGGTCGGGCAAGGTGAGGCTGGTGGTCAACGTCGCCTCGCGCTGCGGCTACACCCCGCAGTACGAGCGGCTGGAGAAGCTCCAGCACCGGTACGGCGACCGGGGGTTCACCGTGCTCGGCGTGCCCAGCAACCAGTTCCTCCAGGAGTTCGGCAGCGAGGAGAAGATCGCGGAGTACTGCTCGGCCACCTGGGGCGTCACCTTCCCCATGACGGCCAAGGCCAAGCTCAACGGCAAGCAGCAGCACCCGCTCTACGCGGCGCTCTCCTCCGCCGAGGACGAGGACGGCAAGGCGGGGAAGGTCAAGTGGAACTTCGAGAAGTTCCTCGTCCTCCCCGACGGCGCCGTGCACCGCTTCCGCAGCTCGACCGAGCCCGACGACCCCGGGATCACCGCGCTCATCGAGAAGGCGCTCCCCGGCGACGCGGGGTAG
- a CDS encoding ABC-F family ATP-binding cassette domain-containing protein, giving the protein MNLVNLQDVSLAYGPLVLLDKVSLGVDEGERIGVVGRNGGGKSTLISVLSGITRPDSGRVVHNRGLRIGFLHQRDTFPDSTVGEFVLGDRAEHEWAGDARVRDILRGLLGGWALDTPMSGLSGGERRRSGLARLLVGDHDLIVLDEPTNHLDIEGIAWLAEHLRARPEALVVVTHDRWFLDAVTTRTWEVGRGAVERYEGGYAAYVLAKAERERQAAAAEERRQNLMRKELAWLRRGAPARTSKPKFRIEAANQLIADEPPPRDTVELVKFASSRLGKTVIDLKNVSASVPDRTLLDHLTWQLGPGDRVGLVGVNGAGKSTLLRILAGEREPDSGSVRTGRTVKLAHLSQNVAELDPAARPLQAVMDVREHVTIGKRDYTASQMLERFGFRGERQWTPIGDLSGGERRRLQLLRLLMDEPNVLLLDEPTNDLDIETLTELEDLLDGWPGSLVLVSHDRYFLERITDRVLALMGDGGLAFLPGGVDEYLQRRAASAGEATVPLGASEAAAAQAPAEQPAVSAAERRAAQKEMQRVERRMDRIAKREAELHELMAAAAEDYTRLAELDAEAKALAVERGELEEVWLEQAELVGE; this is encoded by the coding sequence ATGAATCTGGTCAATCTTCAGGACGTGTCCCTGGCCTACGGGCCGCTCGTACTCCTCGACAAGGTGTCGCTCGGCGTCGACGAGGGTGAGCGCATCGGCGTCGTCGGCCGCAACGGCGGCGGCAAGTCCACGCTCATCTCCGTGCTCTCGGGCATCACCCGGCCCGACTCCGGGCGGGTGGTGCACAACCGCGGGCTGCGCATCGGCTTCCTGCACCAGCGCGACACCTTCCCCGACTCCACAGTCGGGGAGTTCGTCCTGGGCGACCGGGCCGAGCACGAGTGGGCGGGCGACGCCCGCGTCCGCGACATCCTGCGCGGACTCCTCGGCGGCTGGGCCCTCGACACCCCCATGAGCGGCCTGTCCGGCGGCGAGCGCCGCCGCTCCGGCCTGGCCCGGCTCCTGGTGGGCGACCACGACCTCATCGTGCTCGACGAGCCCACCAACCACCTCGACATCGAGGGCATCGCCTGGCTCGCCGAGCACCTGCGCGCCCGTCCCGAGGCGCTCGTGGTCGTCACCCACGACCGCTGGTTCCTGGACGCCGTCACCACCCGCACCTGGGAGGTCGGACGCGGCGCGGTCGAGCGCTACGAGGGCGGTTACGCCGCCTACGTCCTGGCCAAGGCCGAGCGCGAGCGCCAGGCGGCCGCCGCCGAGGAGCGCCGCCAGAACCTCATGCGCAAGGAGCTGGCCTGGCTGCGCCGCGGCGCCCCGGCCCGCACCTCCAAGCCCAAGTTCCGCATCGAGGCGGCCAACCAGCTCATCGCCGACGAGCCGCCGCCCCGCGACACCGTCGAACTGGTCAAGTTCGCCAGCTCCCGGCTGGGCAAGACCGTCATCGACCTCAAGAACGTGTCCGCGTCCGTCCCCGACCGGACCCTGCTCGACCACCTCACCTGGCAGCTGGGCCCCGGCGACCGGGTCGGCCTGGTCGGGGTCAACGGCGCGGGCAAGTCCACCCTGCTCAGGATCCTGGCCGGGGAGCGCGAGCCCGACTCCGGCAGCGTGCGCACCGGCCGGACCGTCAAGCTCGCCCACCTGTCCCAGAACGTCGCCGAACTCGACCCCGCCGCCCGCCCCCTCCAGGCGGTCATGGACGTGCGCGAGCACGTCACCATCGGCAAGCGCGACTACACCGCCAGCCAGATGCTGGAGCGGTTCGGGTTCCGCGGGGAGCGCCAGTGGACCCCGATCGGCGACCTGTCCGGCGGTGAGCGACGCCGCCTCCAGCTGCTGCGGCTGCTCATGGACGAGCCCAACGTGCTGCTGCTGGACGAGCCCACCAACGACCTGGACATCGAGACGCTCACCGAGCTGGAGGACCTGCTCGACGGCTGGCCCGGCTCCCTGGTGCTGGTCAGCCACGACCGCTACTTCCTGGAGCGCATCACCGACCGCGTGCTGGCTCTGATGGGCGACGGCGGCCTGGCCTTCCTGCCCGGCGGCGTGGACGAGTACCTCCAGCGCCGCGCGGCCAGCGCGGGCGAGGCCACCGTGCCGCTGGGCGCCTCCGAGGCCGCCGCGGCCCAGGCCCCGGCGGAGCAGCCCGCGGTGTCGGCGGCCGAGCGGCGCGCCGCGCAGAAGGAGATGCAGCGCGTCGAGCGGCGCATGGACCGCATCGCCAAGCGGGAGGCGGAGCTGCACGAGCTGATGGCCGCCGCGGCCGAGGACTACACCCGGCTCGCCGAACTCGACGCAGAGGCCAAGGCCCTGGCCGTCGAGCGCGGGGAGCTGGAGGAGGTCTGGCTGGAGCAGGCCGAACTCGTCGGGGAGTGA
- a CDS encoding sugar-binding transcriptional regulator, translating into MVRLAAIARRFYLDGRSKVEIAEEFGLSRFKVARDLETARSSGIVRIDIRLPARLDGELSERMRAAFGLRRAIVVDALDDPRDTRRALGSVAARLLSEIVRPDEVLGLAWSRSLQLMGLDMVDLPRCTVVQLNGVLSEQAEGGGSVETVRRAAALSGGPAYPIYAPLILPDAATAATLRADPGIASAFAHFDRLTTAVVAIGGWDERNSTVFQALDPDSRARYTALGVCAEMSAQLFDADGQQVHSDLDERVISVRADQLRRVPEVVAVAGAGDEAKARAIGAALRSGLVSTLVTDDAVARLLLDGEPTGRE; encoded by the coding sequence ATGGTGCGGCTCGCCGCCATCGCCCGCAGGTTCTACCTGGACGGGCGGTCCAAGGTGGAGATCGCCGAGGAGTTCGGCCTGAGCAGGTTCAAGGTCGCCCGTGACCTGGAGACCGCCCGCAGCAGCGGGATCGTGCGCATCGACATCCGCCTGCCCGCCCGGCTGGACGGGGAGCTGTCCGAGCGCATGCGCGCGGCCTTCGGCCTGCGCCGGGCGATCGTCGTGGACGCCCTGGACGACCCGCGGGACACGCGCCGGGCGCTGGGGTCGGTGGCGGCGCGGCTGCTGTCGGAGATCGTGCGGCCCGACGAGGTACTGGGGCTGGCCTGGAGCAGGTCGCTCCAGCTGATGGGCCTGGACATGGTGGACCTGCCGCGCTGCACGGTGGTGCAGCTCAACGGCGTGCTGTCCGAGCAGGCGGAGGGCGGCGGATCGGTCGAGACGGTGCGCCGGGCGGCCGCGCTCTCGGGCGGACCGGCGTACCCGATCTACGCGCCGCTCATCCTGCCGGACGCCGCCACGGCGGCGACGCTGCGCGCCGACCCGGGCATCGCCTCGGCGTTCGCGCACTTCGACCGACTCACGACGGCCGTGGTGGCCATCGGGGGCTGGGACGAGCGCAACTCGACCGTCTTCCAGGCGCTGGACCCGGACTCGCGGGCCAGGTACACCGCGCTGGGCGTGTGCGCGGAGATGTCCGCCCAGCTGTTCGACGCCGACGGCCAGCAGGTGCACTCCGACCTTGACGAGAGGGTCATCAGCGTCCGGGCGGACCAGCTGCGCCGGGTGCCCGAGGTGGTGGCGGTCGCCGGCGCCGGGGACGAGGCCAAGGCCAGGGCGATCGGCGCCGCGCTGCGCAGCGGCCTGGTGTCCACGCTGGTGACGGACGACGCCGTGGCCAGGCTGCTGCTCGACGGGGAGCCGACGGGGCGGGAGTGA
- a CDS encoding zinc-dependent alcohol dehydrogenase family protein: MRAAIITEPGSVTVGDRPDPHPAADGVVVRVGACGICGTDLHIADGEFPPSPYPLVPGHEFAGTVTAVGENAPGDLRPGDRVAVDPSLFCGHCEYCRAGRGNLCANWGAIGDTVDGAFAEYVAVPAANCYRLPDSVSMREGALVEPLSCAVHGVRRIGVETGERFLVVGAGTMGLLLQQLLQNSGARVTVVDRNTRRLAIATDLGAAATATDASELGDERFDAAVDVTGAPSAIEAAFDSLRRGGRLLVFGVADEAARVALSPFRIYNDEITVVGSMAVLNSYGAAVDLISSGAVRTAPLLTDALPLEKFPEALAMMRAGTGVKVQVVPDETA, from the coding sequence GTGCGTGCCGCCATCATCACCGAACCGGGCTCCGTCACCGTGGGGGACCGCCCCGACCCGCACCCCGCCGCCGACGGCGTGGTGGTCCGGGTCGGCGCCTGCGGGATCTGCGGGACGGACCTGCACATCGCCGACGGGGAGTTCCCGCCCAGCCCCTACCCGCTGGTGCCCGGGCACGAGTTCGCCGGAACGGTCACGGCCGTCGGCGAGAACGCCCCGGGGGACCTGCGCCCCGGCGACCGGGTGGCCGTGGACCCCTCCCTGTTCTGCGGGCACTGCGAGTACTGCCGCGCCGGACGGGGCAACCTGTGCGCCAACTGGGGCGCGATCGGCGACACCGTGGACGGCGCGTTCGCCGAGTACGTGGCCGTCCCCGCCGCCAACTGCTACCGCCTGCCCGACTCGGTGAGCATGCGCGAGGGCGCCCTGGTCGAGCCGCTCTCGTGCGCCGTCCACGGTGTCCGGCGCATCGGGGTGGAGACCGGCGAGCGCTTCCTGGTGGTGGGCGCCGGGACCATGGGCCTGCTCCTCCAGCAGCTGTTGCAGAACTCCGGCGCCCGCGTGACGGTGGTGGACCGCAACACCCGCCGCCTGGCCATCGCGACCGACCTCGGCGCCGCCGCGACCGCGACGGACGCGTCCGAGCTGGGCGACGAGCGCTTCGACGCCGCGGTGGACGTCACGGGCGCGCCCTCCGCCATCGAGGCGGCCTTCGACTCGCTGCGGCGGGGAGGGCGCCTGCTGGTCTTCGGGGTCGCCGACGAGGCGGCCCGCGTGGCGCTGTCGCCGTTTCGGATCTACAACGACGAGATCACCGTCGTGGGCTCCATGGCCGTGCTCAACAGCTACGGGGCGGCCGTGGACCTCATCAGCAGCGGCGCGGTGCGCACGGCGCCGCTGCTCACCGACGCCCTGCCCCTGGAGAAGTTCCCCGAGGCGCTGGCCATGATGCGCGCGGGCACCGGGGTGAAGGTCCAGGTCGTCCCCGACGAGACCGCCTGA
- a CDS encoding ABC transporter substrate-binding protein, producing the protein MHTTYAVRATAVAACGLLLTGCAGTGALPSEDGAVRLTVAIVSNPQMQDAISLESRFRAEHPGIALDFVSLPENEARAKITTSVATGGGEFDVVMISNYETRQWAEYGWLENLQPSIDAAGGYDHEDFIPSIREDLSHEGDMYSVPFYGESSFLAYRKDLFEQAGVEMPPDPTWEEVADLAAELDGVEPGVSGICLRGLAGWGEVLSPFNSVLNTFGGRWYDEDWNAEIDSPEFRRAAEFYVGLAREHGQPGAANSGFGDCLNRYSQGRAAMFYDSTSMVSTIEDPDSATVAGLNGYAAAPVAETDYGGWLYTWALGVPSTSEHKEEAWAFLEWMTDKDYVRTVAEEYGWQRVPPGNRLSTFEVPEYREAARAYAEPMLQGIQEADPEDPGTRPVPYEGIGFLAIPEFQDLGTRVSQQLSAAIAGQITVEQALEQSQEYAEVVGGTYREDDR; encoded by the coding sequence GTGCACACCACCTACGCCGTCCGGGCGACCGCCGTCGCCGCCTGCGGACTGCTGCTCACCGGGTGCGCCGGGACGGGCGCCCTCCCCTCCGAGGACGGCGCCGTCCGGCTGACCGTCGCGATCGTGTCCAACCCGCAGATGCAGGACGCGATCTCCCTGGAGTCGCGGTTCCGCGCGGAGCACCCCGGCATCGCGCTCGACTTCGTGTCCCTGCCCGAGAACGAGGCCCGCGCCAAGATCACCACCTCCGTGGCCACCGGCGGGGGCGAGTTCGACGTCGTCATGATCAGCAATTACGAGACCCGCCAGTGGGCCGAGTACGGCTGGCTGGAGAACCTGCAACCCTCCATCGACGCCGCCGGGGGCTACGACCACGAGGACTTCATCCCCTCCATCAGGGAGGACCTGTCCCACGAGGGCGACATGTACTCGGTGCCCTTCTACGGCGAGTCCTCCTTCCTCGCCTACCGCAAGGACCTGTTCGAGCAGGCCGGGGTGGAGATGCCGCCCGACCCCACCTGGGAGGAGGTGGCGGACCTGGCCGCCGAGCTCGACGGCGTGGAGCCGGGGGTCTCGGGGATCTGCCTGCGCGGCCTCGCGGGCTGGGGCGAGGTGCTGAGCCCCTTCAACAGCGTCCTGAACACCTTCGGCGGGCGCTGGTACGACGAGGACTGGAACGCCGAGATCGACTCCCCCGAGTTCCGGCGCGCGGCCGAGTTCTACGTGGGCCTGGCGCGTGAGCACGGCCAGCCGGGCGCGGCCAACAGCGGGTTCGGGGACTGCCTGAACCGCTACTCCCAGGGCCGGGCGGCCATGTTCTACGACTCCACCTCCATGGTCAGCACCATCGAGGACCCGGACTCGGCGACCGTGGCCGGGCTCAACGGCTACGCCGCGGCGCCGGTGGCCGAGACCGACTACGGCGGCTGGCTCTACACCTGGGCGCTGGGCGTCCCCTCCACCTCCGAGCACAAGGAGGAGGCGTGGGCGTTCCTGGAGTGGATGACCGACAAGGACTACGTGCGCACCGTCGCCGAGGAGTACGGCTGGCAGCGGGTGCCGCCCGGCAACCGGCTCTCCACGTTCGAGGTCCCCGAGTACCGGGAGGCCGCCCGGGCCTACGCCGAGCCCATGCTCCAGGGCATCCAGGAGGCGGACCCCGAGGACCCGGGCACGCGCCCGGTCCCCTACGAGGGCATCGGCTTCCTCGCCATCCCCGAGTTCCAGGACCTGGGCACCCGGGTCAGCCAGCAGCTGAGCGCGGCCATAGCCGGGCAGATCACCGTCGAGCAGGCGCTCGAACAGAGCCAGGAGTACGCCGAGGTCGTCGGTGGGACCTACAGGGAGGACGACCGATGA